The window CCCCTTCAAATGATGGCAAAAAGGTTCCTTCAACAAAAATCCCTATCCTAATTTTTTCCATGAATAATTTTCAACACGTTTTCAAATTCAACTAGTTCAGCCTCTATATTTATTTTAGTTTTGGATTTTGCATTTTCTGATAAGTCATTGTAAAAGACTTTATTGTCGAATTTGCAAATTGCCTCAACCCAACTGTCGATATTGAACGTGTCTTTTATTATTATACCGCCAGATCCTATTGTTAAAGCCATATTTCCCGAATTTGAACCGATTACAGGAATGCCATTCATCATTGCTTCTAAGGCAACCCTGGGGCCTCCTTCTGGGGTTATCGATGGCACTATTAACAACTTGGTTCTTGAATAAATCTCTCTCATATTTTCGGTCGACTCTTGTAACGTTACGTTGCTCACCTTATCGAAACGTGTAATGTCAAAGACAGGATCATTGATAATCCCCATCCCGCTTGATAAGTCTTCTAATAATTTAAGGTTCCAATTGTCATTATGCATTAAATGTGACCATCCTTTTACCGCAAGAAATTTCCTGTCAGGTAGTGCAAGCGCTATTTGCTTAAATATATCTCCGCCTTTCATTTGGATGGGATTGACCATGGTTATATATTCTTTAGAATTGGATGAGACCA is drawn from Mucilaginibacter ginsenosidivorax and contains these coding sequences:
- a CDS encoding glycosyltransferase encodes the protein MELIYISGLYMPASGGAEISMYTLIKTLSLKGFIFHVITKHIQNDDCRFDKKHKNIIVYRVNKKDEIEGVFKKINLTSPVKAVLTQNSWSEIAIKICQKYNCPSIYFLRAPFGELDISKTGEYNCDFIIANSIATRNYIIEKFKRHDALIIPPLINPNDYLVSSNSKEYITMVNPIQMKGGDIFKQIALALPDRKFLAVKGWSHLMHNDNWNLKLLEDLSSGMGIINDPVFDITRFDKVSNVTLQESTENMREIYSRTKLLIVPSITPEGGPRVALEAMMNGIPVIGSNSGNMALTIGSGGIIIKDTFNIDSWVEAICKFDNKVFYNDLSENAKSKTKINIEAELVEFENVLKIIHGKN